GAGCGCGGAACGATTCATGCCCTAATCGGGCCGAACGGTGCTGGAAAAACGACCTGTTTCAACCTTCTGACCAAGTTTTTGCGCCCGACGTCGGGCAAGATCACCTATGACGGGCGCGATATCACTGCGATGTCGCCCACAGATATCGCGCGGCTTGGGCTGGTGCGCTCTTTCCAGATTTCTGCCGTATTTGGCGAGATGACCGTGCTGGAAAATGTCCGCGTTGCGCTTCAGCGGCAGCGGGGCGAAAGCTATGATTTTTGGCGTTCTGACCGCACCTTGAACCAGTTCGACGGCGATGCGCGGCGCTATATCGACGACGTGGGACTCTCCGAGTTTGTCGATCATCGGGCGGCGGAACTTTCCTATGGACGCAAGCGGGCGCTCGAGATCGCGACGACACTGGCGCTTGAACCCAAAATGTTGTTGCTCGACGAGCCGATGGCCGGAATGGCGCAGCAGGATGTGGAACTGATTTCGGTGCTGATCCGGCGCATTTCGGAGGGGCGGACCATTTTGATGGTGGAACACAATCTTTCGGTGGTGGCCGATCTTTCGGACAAGATCACGGTGCTGGCCCAAGGCGAAGTTCTGGAAGAGGGCGATTACGAGACAGTCTCGAAGTCGCCGAAGGTGATCGAGGCCTATATCGGAGTTGACCATGAGTGAGACGGTGTTGATCGCCAGTGCCTCTACCGATGTGCCGCACAGCGGGACGCCCGCCCTGACTGTGCGCGACCTTGAGGCGTGGTATGGCGAGAGTCATGTGCTGCATGGTGTAAATTTCGAGGTCTGGCCCGGCGAGGTCGTGACCCTGCTTGGGCGCAACGGTGCGGGCAAGACGACGACGATCCGCGCGATCATGGGCATGATTGGCCGCCGCGCCGGTTCGGTGAAGGTCGGCGAAACCGAAACCATCAACATGGAGCCGCGCCATATTGCGCGGCTTGGCAATGCCATTTGCCCCGAGGAGCGCGGCATATTTGCGTCGCTTTCGGTGGAAGAAAATCTGATGCTACCGCCGAAGATCGCAGAAGGCGGGCTGACGCTGGGGCGCATCTATGATCTGTTCCCAAATCTGAAGGACCGGCGCCGCAGCCAAGGCACAAAGCTTTCTGGTGGCGAACAGCAGATGCTGGCGATTGCGCGCATCCTGCGCACAGGTGCCAAGCTGCTGTTGCTGGACGAGCCGACGGAAGGGCTGGCTCCGGTGATCGTGCAGCAGATCGGTCGCACCATCGCCGCGCTGAAGCAAGAAGGCTTTACGATCGTTCTGGTGGAGCAGAACTTTCGCTTTGCCGCCTCGGTTGCAAACCGCCACATGGTGATCGACCAAGGCAAGGTCGTGGACATGATCCCGAACGAGGATCTGGAGGCAAATATCGACAAGCTGCACGCCTATCTGGGCGTGTAAAAAATCTGCAACCGGCGCCAGCGCAAGCTGGGCGTCATTTCTGGGAGGAAAAACATGGTACGCACATTGGCACTTTCAACAGTCGCAAGTATCGCGCTGGCGCTGCCAGCTCAGGCTTTCGACATCAAGATCGGGGTTCTGAACGACCGTTCGGGCACCTATGCCGACTTGGCCGGTGAGGGTTCGGTCGTGGCGGTGAGGATGGCGATCGAAGATTTCGAC
This DNA window, taken from Pseudosulfitobacter pseudonitzschiae, encodes the following:
- a CDS encoding ABC transporter ATP-binding protein, whose protein sequence is MSETVLIASASTDVPHSGTPALTVRDLEAWYGESHVLHGVNFEVWPGEVVTLLGRNGAGKTTTIRAIMGMIGRRAGSVKVGETETINMEPRHIARLGNAICPEERGIFASLSVEENLMLPPKIAEGGLTLGRIYDLFPNLKDRRRSQGTKLSGGEQQMLAIARILRTGAKLLLLDEPTEGLAPVIVQQIGRTIAALKQEGFTIVLVEQNFRFAASVANRHMVIDQGKVVDMIPNEDLEANIDKLHAYLGV
- a CDS encoding ABC transporter ATP-binding protein gives rise to the protein MLEARGLTKEFNGFLAVRDVDLTVERGTIHALIGPNGAGKTTCFNLLTKFLRPTSGKITYDGRDITAMSPTDIARLGLVRSFQISAVFGEMTVLENVRVALQRQRGESYDFWRSDRTLNQFDGDARRYIDDVGLSEFVDHRAAELSYGRKRALEIATTLALEPKMLLLDEPMAGMAQQDVELISVLIRRISEGRTILMVEHNLSVVADLSDKITVLAQGEVLEEGDYETVSKSPKVIEAYIGVDHE